A section of the Bacillus sp. HSf4 genome encodes:
- a CDS encoding YjdJ family protein has product MRFVLYAVQFGTAALLFLFSALASWYEGSELLRDRWEWNYSARFTKLLHGADSIKDASDISQLDFFVYAAKHAPASIILMAVSLAYITALAAYLLIKTYFKRKRSLHTL; this is encoded by the coding sequence AGATTTGTTTTATATGCCGTCCAGTTCGGAACGGCAGCCCTTTTATTTTTATTTTCCGCATTGGCAAGCTGGTATGAGGGCAGCGAGCTTTTAAGAGACCGGTGGGAATGGAATTATTCAGCAAGATTCACAAAGCTGCTGCATGGAGCGGATTCGATCAAAGACGCGAGCGACATTTCACAGCTTGATTTTTTCGTTTACGCGGCAAAACACGCGCCCGCCTCAATCATTTTAATGGCTGTAAGCCTGGCTTATATCACAGCCTTGGCAGCATATCTTCTCATCAAAACATATTTCAAACGAAAAAGGTCTTTGCACACACTATAA